A portion of the Terriglobia bacterium genome contains these proteins:
- a CDS encoding Y4bD/Y4pK family protein gives MTSPIRITHPFHPLFGQEIDCVERRIGWGDDLL, from the coding sequence ATGACTTCGCCTATCCGGATTACGCACCCCTTTCACCCCCTATTCGGACAAGAGATCGACTGCGTCGAGCGGCGGATCGGATGGGGCGATGACCTGCTC
- a CDS encoding HNH endonuclease: protein MPRDPFYNTASWKRLRKTKLARDPLCEYCPTNHRQPATEVDHEVAINAGGDAYAWENLRSACHECHSRKTYYVERLGRDRVPVKGVDPKTGLPVDPMHWWNKKNLPELTPKDRARVEKHT from the coding sequence ATGCCCAGGGATCCGTTCTATAACACGGCATCATGGAAGCGCCTGCGCAAGACGAAGCTGGCTCGTGATCCTTTGTGTGAATACTGTCCAACCAACCATCGACAGCCAGCGACTGAGGTTGACCACGAGGTTGCAATCAATGCAGGCGGGGATGCCTATGCATGGGAGAACCTGCGTTCGGCCTGCCACGAGTGCCATAGCAGAAAGACATACTACGTTGAGCGCTTGGGGCGGGATCGCGTACCAGTCAAGGGAGTGGATCCAAAGACAGGATTACCTGTCGATCCAATGCACTGGTGGAACAAAAAAAATTTGCCAGAGCTGACGCCTAAAGACCGGGCGCGCGTTGAAAAACATACTTAG
- a CDS encoding VWA domain-containing protein, translated as MPRRAIGSLALISFVVLLVQGDQPGVAQGKQSVCVVAVRDGSLFTLCPPPGVEPTVAKRLTVRPERERMITRSPEGLYTIFIPPPFAPNYIELHFIPASMSFSPDRRMLEYDWRQFAGSTPELGQSGWIDETLKAQIVKELRKEKKIQIVEAPEQADIIFLAEGIYAPLTVYRRYQGNNTNNYYSFWGDSGGKDANFLEAILALAVPGEVYRKNPGDAAALLKEPLWSGWVAWQQLKSTQQFVPATPEALVKQFLKGKSMDDWLPFVCASWFPPSRSVAVPPEGSAVAAKARDGVSATTTGDKAIRVDVALVTVPVVATDRSGKTLADLKPGDFHLFEDDVEQTIDRVIAGSEPINVTLMMDTSGSTRFKIEEIQNAALTFLCALAPEDRLMVVSFNRRIYLDSELASDRMQLQRAILQTRTSGGTRLFDALHMVMGESLDRLPGRKAILLFTDGVDTESRFMNAAAALSRIEQSNVAVHVIRYDTQVQTKPVPREYRRVLGKTEEDATAYDEANRFLQSLSSGSGGRLFHAETIPSLNEAFREIAQELRRQYTLYYYPADPKNDGAYHQIRVAVDREDVTIRARSGYRRIAVR; from the coding sequence ATGCCACGACGAGCGATTGGTTCTCTGGCTCTTATCAGTTTTGTCGTCCTTCTGGTTCAGGGGGATCAGCCAGGCGTGGCGCAGGGCAAACAATCGGTGTGCGTCGTCGCCGTTCGCGATGGAAGCCTGTTTACCTTGTGTCCCCCGCCGGGCGTCGAGCCCACCGTGGCCAAACGGCTGACGGTGAGGCCTGAGCGAGAGAGAATGATCACGCGTAGCCCGGAGGGTCTATACACCATATTTATTCCACCTCCATTCGCGCCCAATTATATCGAACTTCATTTTATACCGGCATCGATGTCATTCTCCCCCGATCGCAGGATGCTGGAATATGACTGGCGCCAATTCGCGGGTTCGACACCGGAGCTGGGCCAATCAGGCTGGATCGACGAGACTCTCAAAGCGCAGATCGTGAAGGAGTTACGCAAGGAGAAGAAGATACAAATCGTCGAGGCACCGGAGCAGGCGGACATTATCTTCCTGGCTGAGGGCATTTATGCCCCGTTAACGGTTTATCGACGTTATCAAGGCAATAATACGAACAACTATTATTCCTTCTGGGGGGATTCAGGGGGAAAGGACGCAAATTTCCTTGAAGCCATTCTGGCTTTAGCTGTGCCTGGAGAGGTATATCGGAAGAATCCGGGTGATGCGGCTGCGCTTCTAAAGGAGCCGCTTTGGAGTGGATGGGTGGCTTGGCAGCAGCTCAAGTCGACGCAGCAGTTCGTCCCTGCTACGCCTGAGGCCCTGGTCAAGCAATTCCTCAAGGGCAAGAGTATGGATGACTGGCTGCCCTTTGTTTGTGCCTCCTGGTTCCCGCCTTCACGATCCGTTGCCGTCCCACCGGAGGGCTCAGCGGTCGCCGCAAAAGCCCGCGATGGAGTATCCGCCACTACCACCGGAGATAAGGCAATCCGGGTGGATGTTGCTCTTGTCACCGTCCCGGTGGTCGCAACCGACCGCAGCGGAAAAACCCTTGCCGACCTGAAGCCGGGCGATTTTCATTTATTTGAAGATGATGTGGAACAGACGATTGACAGGGTAATTGCCGGATCGGAGCCAATTAACGTGACCCTGATGATGGATACCTCGGGGAGCACGCGATTCAAGATCGAGGAAATTCAGAATGCAGCCTTGACCTTTCTTTGCGCGCTGGCTCCTGAAGATCGGCTCATGGTGGTTTCTTTTAACCGCCGGATTTATCTCGATTCCGAATTGGCCTCGGACCGTATGCAGCTGCAGCGGGCGATTCTGCAGACCCGAACCAGCGGCGGCACAAGATTATTCGATGCCCTGCACATGGTCATGGGAGAATCGTTGGACCGGCTTCCGGGGCGCAAGGCGATCTTGCTTTTCACTGACGGGGTCGATACCGAAAGCCGGTTCATGAATGCGGCTGCAGCCCTTTCCCGGATCGAACAATCCAATGTTGCGGTCCACGTTATCCGATATGACACGCAGGTACAAACCAAGCCTGTGCCCCGCGAGTATCGCCGGGTGTTAGGAAAAACCGAAGAAGATGCAACTGCATACGACGAGGCGAATCGCTTTTTACAGAGTCTCAGCAGCGGCAGTGGCGGCCGGCTCTTTCATGCGGAAACCATTCCCAGCCTCAATGAGGCTTTCAGGGAAATCGCCCAGGAGCTGCGCCGGCAATACACGCTTTATTATTATCCGGCGGATCCGAAGAACGATGGTGCGTACCATCAGATACGTGTCGCCGTTGACAGGGAGGATGTCACGATTCGTGCACGTTCGGGTTATCGCAGGATCGCCGTTCGGTAG
- a CDS encoding VWA domain-containing protein — protein MDVIVTDALGKPVTGLKREDFRIFEDGREQDVQHFAIQNLTGDIYQSGRSTADPQAQRPPQSPSPAPRLAQHTSRTFLILMGHGIHQTPFKALDALIPFVRTRLLPQDRVALFAYNRVTDFTTDREQVARILERYRDHSEAIQIWREEQIRTFAAIYYGALIGKAPQVFYRTVHSSPFLKAEIGKLFEAFGSLPSREIPPIQMPESVASSLDRARFTPNVQADISADLASSAGLPEAIAGISSAVVASALEGFEATAVRLGLPNDVFVREATGSVEDMANIFTCVEHIRNEEGEKHLLFLTEFGLLFPYGDRKYNAQIARFAADARVAINFFQTGGLDGVLRGSKAEIAKNLNAGQPKFQVGKQAEAGMIAAVRDISEQTGGRAAVYEDLKTALDRTNETTRFEYLLGYYPKNDRWDGKYRQIEVKVNRPGIKAYYRNGYYAREITEPFDRREQLAKKRIRDAGTSDLALDAVVFEASATRITDTSGILQIKVDLEIDPPSVKFIKIDGRHSAKLRIAVFYADKDERNQGEDVKTLDLNLQEDTYERMMASAIPFSTLIPSIAPQMMLKVVVFDMNGDRIGTTVLQVR, from the coding sequence GTGGATGTTATCGTTACCGATGCGCTGGGGAAACCGGTGACGGGTTTGAAACGCGAGGACTTTCGGATTTTTGAAGACGGGCGCGAGCAGGATGTTCAGCATTTTGCCATTCAAAACCTGACCGGAGACATTTATCAGTCAGGCCGGTCAACCGCGGACCCTCAAGCGCAACGGCCTCCACAATCACCATCCCCCGCCCCGAGACTCGCACAGCACACGTCACGTACCTTCCTGATCCTGATGGGACATGGGATTCATCAGACTCCGTTCAAGGCATTGGATGCCCTGATCCCGTTCGTGCGCACCAGGCTGCTGCCTCAGGATCGGGTCGCGCTGTTCGCCTATAATCGGGTCACTGATTTCACCACGGATCGTGAGCAGGTGGCGCGGATTCTCGAGCGCTACCGGGACCATAGCGAAGCCATTCAAATCTGGCGCGAGGAGCAAATTCGCACATTTGCCGCGATCTATTACGGGGCTCTCATCGGCAAGGCGCCGCAGGTTTTCTATCGGACGGTTCATTCGTCGCCATTCCTGAAAGCCGAAATCGGGAAACTCTTCGAAGCTTTTGGATCCTTGCCTTCAAGGGAGATCCCGCCTATTCAAATGCCGGAATCTGTCGCCAGTTCTCTCGATCGCGCGAGATTTACCCCCAATGTGCAGGCCGACATTTCAGCGGACCTCGCAAGTTCAGCCGGATTGCCGGAAGCCATCGCTGGAATCAGCTCCGCGGTCGTGGCGAGTGCATTGGAAGGATTTGAGGCTACGGCTGTCAGGCTGGGGCTGCCGAACGATGTATTCGTGCGCGAAGCCACCGGGTCCGTCGAAGACATGGCGAACATTTTTACCTGCGTGGAGCACATCCGCAATGAGGAAGGGGAGAAGCACCTGCTTTTCCTGACCGAATTCGGGCTCCTGTTTCCATATGGCGACAGGAAGTACAACGCGCAGATCGCCCGCTTTGCCGCGGATGCTCGGGTGGCAATCAACTTTTTCCAGACCGGAGGGCTCGATGGCGTTCTCCGGGGATCGAAAGCCGAAATCGCCAAGAACCTGAATGCAGGGCAGCCGAAATTCCAGGTTGGGAAGCAGGCCGAGGCAGGCATGATCGCAGCCGTGAGGGATATTTCTGAACAGACCGGCGGCCGCGCCGCGGTTTACGAGGATTTGAAGACGGCCCTGGACCGCACGAACGAAACCACGAGGTTTGAATACCTGCTTGGCTATTACCCGAAAAATGACCGATGGGATGGGAAATATCGGCAGATAGAGGTCAAGGTGAATCGGCCGGGAATCAAGGCATATTATCGCAACGGCTATTATGCCCGCGAAATCACGGAGCCCTTCGACCGTCGTGAGCAGCTGGCGAAGAAGCGAATTCGGGATGCCGGGACATCCGATTTGGCATTGGACGCGGTGGTCTTCGAAGCCTCCGCCACCAGGATCACCGATACATCGGGTATTTTGCAGATCAAGGTTGATCTCGAAATCGATCCTCCAAGCGTCAAGTTCATAAAGATCGACGGTCGCCACAGTGCGAAGTTGCGGATCGCGGTTTTTTATGCAGACAAGGATGAAAGAAATCAGGGAGAAGACGTCAAAACCCTGGACTTGAATCTTCAGGAAGATACCTATGAGCGCATGATGGCATCGGCCATTCCTTTCTCTACATTGATTCCATCGATTGCACCGCAGATGATGCTCAAAGTGGTGGTATTTGACATGAATGGCGATCGGATCGGAACCACAGTGCTTCAGGTACGGTGA
- a CDS encoding ester cyclase, with the protein MNRRLIALAVLITAIPMLGCGRNDAARTDARQSAVSQDAAQAKAALTAYIVDFWTRGDTTALARALSPKMVYNYNGGTLPGAPADHLKYLNDFRRAFPDLVGTIDQFTFADGIGGAVTTWSGTHAGELAGIPATGNKPIPPTGRKLSWPVNYVFRIEGGKIVELWEAWDEANTYLKLTTSPRGK; encoded by the coding sequence ATGAACCGACGCCTGATCGCCCTCGCCGTCCTCATCACAGCGATCCCAATGCTGGGATGCGGGCGGAATGATGCGGCCCGCACCGATGCCCGGCAATCCGCCGTCAGTCAAGATGCGGCACAGGCCAAGGCTGCGCTGACTGCTTATATCGTGGACTTCTGGACTCGCGGCGACACGACCGCGCTCGCCCGGGCGCTGTCGCCGAAAATGGTCTACAACTACAACGGTGGGACTTTGCCCGGCGCACCCGCAGATCACCTCAAGTACCTGAACGATTTCAGACGAGCTTTCCCCGACCTCGTCGGCACGATCGACCAATTCACCTTTGCCGATGGAATCGGCGGGGCTGTAACCACGTGGAGCGGCACGCACGCCGGCGAACTCGCCGGCATCCCTGCCACCGGCAACAAGCCGATTCCGCCTACCGGCCGGAAACTGTCGTGGCCGGTTAACTACGTTTTCCGCATCGAGGGTGGGAAGATCGTCGAACTCTGGGAGGCATGGGACGAAGCCAATACCTACCTCAAGCTAACTACCTCGCCACGAGGGAAATAG
- a CDS encoding serine/threonine-protein kinase, translating into MSLPSGTKLGPYEITGTLGAGGMGEVYRAHDSKLNREVAIKVVPETLAADPAALSRFQREAQAVASLSHPNILAIFDFGVEGKTPYAVMELLEGQSLRGALAEGALPVRKALDFALQIAAGLAAAHARGITHRDLKPENAFVTKDGRVKILDFGLAKVHDPEMAGAGQSFAPTKSVTAPGAVLGTVGYMAPEQVRGQTVDARADIFALGAILYELLSGQRAFSGPSAVETLNAILKEDPPELMRANASLPPALDRIVRRCLEKSPDERFQSARDLAFALEAISGGGGGPMAPIAGPVKVPRKSKNLVLAAIGALVFISAGIGIGWFMIPRSAPLSSPRLTRLTFDRGTVRNARFTPDGKTVIYGASWNGLPYRVFQTRLGDPQSNDLPFPNADVLAISANGQMAISLDRRNVAWMFEGTLAYAPIVGGSSRPILEHVRSADWFPDGSGPAIVRRVDGRDQIEFPIGTVLKETVTTGYISHARVSPAGDVVAYLDHPVLGDNRGFVAIVTIDGRKQRLTAEWAAEEGLAWSPDGKEIWFAASTGGRNELMGVTRERILRQIWSVPADLSILDTFPDGRVLVTATTNRVDVYLLGPGESRQRNISWLSNGGLQDVSADGKTVLFTRYDEGSGPNYEVGVRHVDDPTCVSLGQGAGVQLSPDTKWVLSIVKSEPTQLILLPTGVGEARNLTSAGFRYLTGGWFPDNKKLLLVAEEGGQAPACYVQDVAGGAPRRIKALVPSFIAEHGLRVSPDQKRFTAVQAEGLPNITPLEDGAPASLQNLGETDCPIGWSSDGRALFVVRDSPDRKGALILRYDLATGVMTTIKQIEPPDAAGMWYRPICVMTPDGKAVVYSVGRYLTDLYLVEGLK; encoded by the coding sequence ATGAGTTTACCCTCGGGAACGAAGCTGGGACCTTACGAGATCACCGGCACGCTCGGCGCGGGAGGCATGGGTGAAGTTTACCGCGCACACGACTCGAAACTCAATCGCGAGGTCGCTATCAAGGTCGTCCCCGAGACGCTTGCGGCCGATCCGGCGGCGCTCAGCCGCTTCCAGCGAGAGGCGCAGGCGGTCGCGTCGTTGTCGCATCCGAACATCCTCGCCATCTTTGATTTCGGCGTTGAGGGGAAGACGCCATACGCCGTGATGGAACTGCTCGAGGGCCAGTCGCTGCGCGGGGCGCTCGCCGAGGGTGCGCTGCCGGTGCGCAAGGCGCTCGACTTCGCATTGCAGATTGCCGCGGGTCTTGCCGCTGCCCACGCGCGGGGGATCACTCACCGCGACCTGAAGCCGGAAAACGCCTTCGTTACCAAAGACGGCCGGGTGAAGATCCTCGACTTTGGACTGGCAAAGGTACATGACCCCGAAATGGCCGGGGCCGGACAATCGTTTGCGCCGACGAAGAGCGTGACGGCGCCGGGGGCAGTGCTCGGCACCGTTGGGTACATGGCGCCGGAGCAGGTGCGCGGCCAGACAGTGGATGCGCGCGCCGACATCTTCGCGCTGGGCGCCATTCTCTATGAACTGCTCTCCGGGCAGCGGGCATTCTCGGGACCGTCGGCCGTCGAGACGCTGAACGCGATTCTCAAGGAGGACCCGCCGGAGCTGATGCGCGCGAACGCCTCGCTGCCGCCTGCCCTGGACCGGATCGTGCGGCGTTGCCTGGAGAAGAGCCCGGACGAACGCTTCCAGTCCGCCCGCGACCTGGCCTTCGCGCTCGAGGCGATCTCGGGCGGAGGCGGCGGCCCCATGGCTCCGATTGCTGGCCCGGTCAAGGTGCCACGAAAAAGCAAAAATCTCGTGCTTGCCGCAATTGGAGCATTGGTCTTCATTTCGGCAGGCATCGGCATCGGTTGGTTCATGATCCCGCGCTCCGCTCCTTTATCGTCGCCGCGCTTGACGCGGTTGACGTTTGATCGCGGCACAGTGAGAAACGCGCGGTTTACTCCTGACGGCAAGACGGTAATTTATGGCGCATCTTGGAATGGTTTGCCGTATCGTGTTTTTCAGACCCGCCTCGGCGATCCGCAGTCGAACGATCTCCCGTTTCCCAATGCCGATGTTCTCGCCATTTCCGCTAATGGCCAAATGGCGATTTCCCTCGACCGACGGAATGTGGCGTGGATGTTTGAAGGAACGCTTGCATATGCACCGATCGTAGGTGGATCGTCCCGCCCGATTCTCGAGCATGTTAGATCGGCCGACTGGTTTCCCGATGGCAGCGGACCTGCCATTGTGAGGCGCGTGGACGGGAGAGATCAAATCGAGTTTCCGATAGGAACGGTCCTGAAAGAGACTGTGACAACCGGATATATCAGCCACGCCCGTGTTTCGCCGGCAGGGGATGTGGTTGCGTATCTCGATCATCCAGTACTCGGCGACAATCGCGGTTTCGTCGCGATCGTGACGATTGACGGTAGGAAGCAGCGCCTGACCGCAGAATGGGCTGCAGAAGAAGGGCTGGCCTGGTCACCCGATGGCAAGGAGATCTGGTTTGCCGCCAGCACCGGCGGACGGAACGAGCTAATGGGAGTCACACGTGAACGCATTCTGAGGCAAATCTGGTCCGTTCCTGCTGACTTGAGTATTCTCGATACATTCCCGGATGGAAGGGTATTGGTCACCGCCACCACGAATCGAGTCGATGTCTACTTACTCGGGCCCGGTGAATCCCGCCAACGCAACATCTCGTGGCTTTCAAACGGGGGACTTCAGGACGTATCCGCAGACGGAAAAACCGTACTGTTTACACGTTATGATGAGGGCTCAGGGCCGAACTATGAAGTTGGTGTCAGGCACGTCGACGATCCAACATGCGTGTCTCTCGGTCAGGGGGCTGGAGTTCAACTCTCGCCCGACACCAAATGGGTGTTATCGATTGTCAAATCAGAGCCAACCCAGCTCATCCTGCTCCCGACCGGCGTGGGAGAGGCCCGAAATCTGACAAGCGCAGGATTCCGATATCTCACGGGCGGCTGGTTCCCGGATAACAAAAAGTTGCTTCTTGTCGCTGAGGAGGGCGGGCAAGCGCCGGCTTGTTATGTTCAGGATGTGGCGGGGGGCGCTCCGCGACGCATCAAAGCGCTCGTCCCCTCTTTCATCGCTGAGCACGGTCTTCGCGTGTCGCCGGACCAAAAGCGATTCACCGCAGTACAGGCCGAAGGGTTACCCAATATAACTCCGCTTGAGGATGGCGCTCCCGCTTCGCTGCAAAACTTGGGCGAAACGGATTGTCCAATCGGCTGGAGCAGCGATGGTCGCGCACTTTTCGTTGTCCGCGATTCACCCGATCGAAAGGGCGCTCTAATTCTCCGGTACGATCTCGCGACGGGAGTCATGACGACCATCAAGCAAATTGAGCCCCCGGATGCAGCGGGTATGTGGTACCGCCCTATTTGTGTCATGACGCCCGATGGGAAGGCAGTCGTCTATTCGGTGGGACGGTACCTGACTGACCTATATTTGGTTGAAGGTCTGAAGTAA
- a CDS encoding proline iminopeptidase-family hydrolase, with protein MKQHPWYALIVCGTLCAMTACSSPTAKAPNAASSGGQTAGIYEMQEGFVDARGVLIYYKSIGSGTPLMILHGGPGAAHDYFLPYLLPLARENRLIFLDERGSGRSEKLEDASAYTVENMVEDTEAVRQALQLGSIALLGHSCGGVLAQAYALKYSQNLTHLVLCSTFHSTRKVNDMFRRMIANMAPELRQRIEKMEKAGLFGHGKEYEKRRYTSDYMMAAWGEGYFPYLYQNRPDPNYDPAASGGMDWDVYREMWGVHGEFVIDGNMKSVEYADRLSSIKVPTLITVGDHDEFPSSFSEEINKAIAGSKLLILPKSGHMTFVDQPNMFNRAINEFLHPTTEKK; from the coding sequence ATGAAGCAGCATCCTTGGTACGCTCTCATCGTGTGTGGAACTCTCTGTGCCATGACGGCATGTTCCTCGCCAACGGCAAAGGCTCCAAATGCGGCGTCGTCGGGAGGCCAGACTGCCGGCATTTATGAGATGCAGGAGGGATTTGTCGATGCCCGCGGCGTGCTGATTTACTACAAGTCGATCGGCAGCGGGACGCCACTGATGATTCTGCACGGCGGACCGGGAGCTGCGCATGATTACTTCCTGCCTTACCTTTTGCCGCTGGCGAGAGAGAATCGATTGATCTTCCTCGATGAGCGTGGCTCCGGGCGGTCCGAGAAGCTCGAAGATGCCTCGGCCTACACGGTGGAGAATATGGTCGAAGATACAGAGGCTGTGCGCCAGGCTCTGCAACTGGGCAGCATCGCTTTGCTCGGTCATTCGTGCGGAGGTGTCCTCGCGCAGGCCTATGCGCTCAAGTACTCTCAGAATCTGACTCATCTGGTCCTGTGCAGCACGTTCCACAGTACTCGCAAGGTGAATGATATGTTTCGTCGCATGATCGCGAACATGGCTCCTGAGCTGCGCCAGCGGATTGAAAAGATGGAAAAGGCCGGCCTCTTCGGCCACGGGAAGGAGTACGAAAAGCGCCGCTACACCTCCGATTATATGATGGCCGCATGGGGAGAGGGCTATTTCCCTTATCTCTACCAGAATCGGCCCGATCCGAACTACGACCCAGCCGCCTCAGGCGGCATGGACTGGGACGTGTATCGGGAAATGTGGGGTGTTCACGGCGAGTTTGTGATTGACGGCAACATGAAGTCGGTGGAGTATGCCGACCGGCTTTCCTCCATCAAAGTGCCAACGCTGATCACTGTTGGCGACCACGACGAATTCCCATCCTCGTTCTCGGAGGAGATAAACAAGGCGATCGCGGGGTCCAAGTTATTGATTCTGCCCAAGAGCGGGCACATGACATTCGTCGACCAACCCAACATGTTCAATCGCGCCATCAATGAATTTCTGCACCCCACGACCGAAAAGAAGTAG
- a CDS encoding protein kinase, protein MPEISQTISHYTIVEKLGAGGMGEVYKARDTRLDRTVALKVLKSAAAPSADLRSRFEREAKAIAALNHPHICTLFDVGREGDTDFLVMEYCEGETLAQRLAKGPLPLEQVLRYGTEIAGALDKAHRAGIVHRDLKPGNIMITKSGVKLLDFGLAKLRQPAPATNGLLTQATAPEPLTAAGTILGTLHYMSPEQLEGKDTDARADIFALGTVLYEMVTGRKAFEGSSAASVVSAVMSAAPKAIASLQPLTPPALEHIVTTCLAKDPEDRRQSAADVARDLRWISERPAEPAPQTIPIAPRRAFGTMIWAAAFVIVAFLAGGLISRFILKPPLPPMEPQHFTMKLPADAPLARPEDLPGGLDIPSLAISSDGRRFAYVAVNDGDRRLYVRQIDEAHFRQLKGTEGATNPFFKPDGEWLGFHSSGKLKKVAFSGSSLSDICDTTAGFLGASWNRDGSIIFCTENGRLFQVREGEDPIRLFDPKLPNDAISFPRTQTDAKTVLAAGRYSFGSKLLDTASGVVQTIFGAGSSPSITPSGHLLAAGQGVLLAAPFDAKNSRSGDHRTVLDDLRTTSLWGAQYALSDTGTLLYAPGGAADEGKLVKVDRDGNVQDLGVRPGVFQHVSMDRDGNRVAVSMQEGGKMHVFVIHLQRPDLLNPLTSDGTINAGPIWSPQGDKIVFYSDRESASSLWVQAADGGAGADRILEVGRWCLPSYWSRDGSLIFGGYGIKSNWILNSLAMGSKSQSHVLWDDGSFVFWGFLSPNMRWLLYTVDKSGISQIFIRPWPNMSSPGIQISTQGGSDPLWSIDGREVFYRNRDQHMRVTLPDSLDSWFPQPVPMFKKNYLNVIGKPWDVMDKQHFIMIQPTHPDPPKTELYLIQNWFEELKRLVPIK, encoded by the coding sequence ATGCCCGAGATCAGCCAGACCATTTCGCACTATACGATTGTTGAGAAGCTCGGCGCCGGGGGAATGGGGGAAGTCTACAAGGCGCGCGACACGCGGCTGGACCGCACGGTGGCGCTCAAGGTCCTCAAGTCCGCGGCTGCTCCCTCAGCGGATCTGCGGTCGCGTTTCGAGCGTGAGGCGAAGGCGATCGCCGCGCTCAACCATCCTCACATCTGCACACTCTTCGATGTCGGCCGGGAGGGTGATACTGATTTCCTCGTCATGGAGTATTGCGAAGGCGAAACGCTAGCCCAGCGCCTCGCGAAAGGACCGCTGCCGTTGGAACAGGTTTTGCGATACGGCACGGAAATCGCCGGCGCGCTCGACAAGGCGCACCGGGCGGGCATCGTGCACCGGGATCTGAAGCCGGGTAACATCATGATCACCAAAAGCGGCGTGAAGCTCCTGGATTTCGGCCTGGCCAAGCTGCGGCAGCCGGCCCCCGCCACAAATGGGCTATTGACCCAGGCGACCGCGCCGGAGCCATTGACGGCAGCGGGAACGATCCTGGGCACGCTCCACTACATGTCGCCGGAACAGCTGGAAGGCAAAGATACCGACGCACGCGCGGATATCTTCGCTCTCGGCACCGTGCTCTACGAGATGGTGACCGGCAGGAAAGCGTTTGAAGGCTCGAGTGCGGCGAGCGTGGTCTCAGCAGTGATGAGCGCCGCTCCTAAAGCAATCGCGAGCCTGCAGCCGTTGACTCCGCCCGCGCTCGAGCACATCGTGACAACCTGCTTGGCCAAAGATCCGGAAGATCGCCGGCAGAGCGCGGCAGATGTTGCACGCGATCTGCGCTGGATTTCAGAGCGGCCGGCAGAGCCGGCGCCCCAGACCATTCCGATAGCGCCACGCCGCGCCTTCGGCACCATGATCTGGGCAGCTGCTTTTGTGATTGTTGCGTTTTTGGCCGGAGGACTTATTTCCCGCTTCATATTGAAACCCCCGCTGCCACCGATGGAGCCGCAACATTTCACGATGAAACTTCCAGCTGATGCCCCCCTGGCCCGGCCCGAGGATCTTCCCGGCGGATTGGATATACCCTCGCTGGCGATTTCTTCCGATGGCAGGCGCTTTGCCTATGTGGCGGTCAATGACGGAGATCGACGGCTCTATGTCAGGCAAATCGACGAGGCCCATTTCCGGCAATTGAAGGGAACTGAGGGTGCAACCAATCCATTCTTCAAGCCTGATGGGGAATGGCTGGGATTTCACAGCTCAGGCAAACTCAAAAAAGTGGCATTCAGCGGGAGCTCCTTGTCGGATATATGCGATACCACGGCTGGTTTCCTTGGAGCAAGCTGGAATCGTGATGGATCGATTATCTTCTGCACTGAAAACGGCCGTCTCTTCCAGGTGCGTGAGGGGGAAGACCCGATACGCCTTTTCGACCCCAAATTGCCGAATGATGCGATCAGCTTTCCCCGCACGCAGACGGACGCCAAAACAGTACTTGCAGCGGGTCGTTATTCTTTCGGCTCCAAACTTCTCGACACGGCCTCCGGGGTTGTGCAGACCATCTTTGGCGCCGGGAGCAGTCCATCAATAACACCAAGCGGCCACTTGCTGGCTGCCGGACAAGGAGTTCTTCTCGCCGCACCGTTTGATGCCAAAAACAGCCGATCCGGTGACCATAGGACAGTGCTGGATGATTTAAGAACCACGTCTCTCTGGGGAGCGCAATATGCACTCTCTGACACCGGGACGCTGCTCTATGCGCCCGGAGGCGCGGCGGACGAAGGCAAACTGGTGAAAGTGGATCGAGATGGAAACGTGCAGGACCTTGGCGTGCGGCCCGGAGTTTTTCAACATGTCTCAATGGATCGAGACGGAAATCGTGTCGCGGTCTCAATGCAAGAGGGTGGGAAAATGCATGTGTTCGTTATCCACCTGCAGCGGCCTGATCTGTTGAATCCGCTCACCTCGGATGGAACGATCAATGCCGGCCCTATTTGGAGCCCACAAGGCGACAAAATTGTTTTTTATTCCGATCGTGAGTCAGCGTCGAGCCTGTGGGTTCAGGCGGCAGACGGCGGCGCTGGGGCAGATCGGATTCTGGAAGTGGGTCGGTGGTGTTTGCCATCGTACTGGTCTCGCGATGGGTCCCTTATCTTCGGTGGATACGGTATCAAGTCCAATTGGATTCTTAATAGCCTGGCAATGGGCAGCAAATCACAATCCCATGTCCTGTGGGATGACGGAAGCTTTGTGTTTTGGGGCTTTTTATCCCCCAATATGCGGTGGTTGCTGTACACAGTCGACAAATCGGGAATCAGTCAAATATTCATCAGGCCCTGGCCAAACATGTCATCGCCGGGGATTCAGATTTCGACGCAGGGGGGATCGGATCCTCTGTGGAGCATTGATGGGAGGGAGGTTTTTTATCGCAACAGAGACCAGCATATGAGGGTGACATTGCCCGATTCATTGGATTCCTGGTTTCCCCAACCCGTACCGATGTTCAAGAAGAACTATCTGAATGTTATTGGCAAGCCATGGGACGTCATGGACAAGCAGCACTTCATCATGATCCAGCCGACCCATCCTGATCCGCCGAAAACCGAACTGTATCTCATCCAGAATTGGTTCGAGGAACTCAAGCGCCTGGTGCCAATCAAGTAG